The Xiphophorus hellerii strain 12219 chromosome 22, Xiphophorus_hellerii-4.1, whole genome shotgun sequence genome has a window encoding:
- the fas gene encoding tumor necrosis factor receptor superfamily member 6: protein MTKPGRSRSVTCKRRKTMVSSRKFSEGLLLFCVFFFPNVVSPVSTDPNVRHSSQEKLRVKRQGCQDGTYEHGGINCCKCAAGQRLEEHCTKTANYGKCVFCEDGTYNSEPNSKDSCEICTSCGPENANLEEDKPCTTIQDRTCRCKEGHYCNTAEETCKICHPCTRCSSIKEHCTATTDTVCNEESTGLSGDAVAGIVIAVLVCVAALGVVVFRKKILGFFKRDTSNSPGPVNDPLLPVEMEPHIVEVAEIIGWKDMRQIALGCQMANSIENVKLSHPNDSEMWTQELLSKWMELKGRPASVELIATLRKMGKNNKADKIKEKLYPIDSPTQLSSA, encoded by the exons ATGACGAAACCCGGAAGATCACGCTCAGTTACGTGTAAGCGTAGAAAAACAATGGTGTCCTCACGCAAGTTCTCCGAGggtcttcttttattttgtgttttcttttttccaaa TGTTGTTTCTCCGGTATCTACCGACCCAAATGTCCGACACTCGTCTCAAGAAAAGCTTCGTGTGAAAAGGCAGGGATGTCAAGATGGCACTTACGAGCACGGAGGCATAAACTGCTGTAAATGTGCAGCTg GTCAGCGACTGGAAGAGCACTGCACTAAAACGGCAAACTAtggaaaatgtgtattttgtgaAGATGGGACTTATAACAGTGAACCCAATTCTAAGGACTCCTGTGAAATCTGCACATCCTGCGGTCCAGAAAACG ctaATTTAGAAGAAGACAAACCCTGCACCACTATCCAAGACAGAACATGTAGATGTAAGGAAGGTCACTACTGCAATACTGCAGAAGAAACCTGTAAAATCTGCCATCCCTGTACAAG ATGTTCTTCCATTAAAGAGCACTGCACAGCCACCACTGATACGGTTTGCAACGAGGAAAGTACAG GTTTATCAGGTGATGCAGTCGCTGGCATTGTGATTGCAGTTTTGGTTTGTGTCGCTGCTCTTGGAGTAGTAGTGTTCAGGAAGAAAATTCTGG GGTTTTTTAAACGAGACACATCAAATTCCCCTGGCCCTGTG AATGACCCACTTCTTCCAG TGGAGATGGAGCCGCACATAGTGGAAGTTGCAGAAATAATCGGCTGGAAAGATATGAGACAAATTGCACTCGGCTGTCAGATGGCAAATTCCATTGAGAATGTAAAACTCAGCCACCCTAATGACAGTGAAATGTGGACCCAAGAACTACTGAGTAAATGGATGGAGCTGAAGGGCAGGCCTGCCTCAGTCGAGCTGATCGCGACCCTGCGGAAAATGGGGAAAAACAACAAGGCGGACAAAATCAAAGAGAAACTGTACCCGATCGACTCTCCTACACAACTTAGTTCtgcctaa
- the itprip gene encoding inositol 1,4,5-trisphosphate receptor-interacting protein, with the protein MQGTIARVCMVVAAAILNHPLLFPHENTTLPEQDEDLVARMREHEEMLEMEHARLEKELAQLDSELEETPSDQGFSWYFWSAVSFVVFLAIEMCRADIAEDAIHPVEDEDVIFETVSVPPRMMDKNALRNFCDKCTYTSSHEIWKVREFVEGFADDLLESLRSMCDREVDMEVGDFIGVGSMFESWKVCQPLMCDLLVPFSPPDPHSFQYHLWCSSSSDIPPDMQCCGTIKVTMFGEDEEACLCGSANLGEDMLCLLHNKNKVVKVNRSPDELLCSYGTHFLAKDQVMRWFQIAVTKAWAGISHKYDFEVTFRSLDAAGALKIRFRSGKVIVLNLIPVVQLEDTNAYFVSHFPSDHNGFPDPYWPLSLSVCERNLLKYLAKRLPQNSCHLHCLQVATFLHRKQLSLTGESALTSYHFKTVMVHLLLNTKTSAWGAASLERRLQDVFSFLQRSLQEKRLYHALIGNRKVPRDIRVPERFRKAEPINLFRSLVLRRELYAATVRHFQEMLRNAPVLIEEYTPYLSNGY; encoded by the coding sequence ATGCAGGGAACCATAGCACGTGTCTGCATGGTGGTGGCGGCTGCCATACTGAATCACCCGTTACTCTTCCCCCATGAAAACACCACGCTGCCGGAGCAAGATGAGGATCTGGTGGCTCGGATGCGGGAGCACGAAGAGATGCTGGAGATGGAGCATGCCAGGCTGGAGAAAGAACTTGCGCAGCTGGACTCTGAGCTGGAGGAGACCCCATCGGATCAAGGTTTCAGTTGGTACTTTTGGAGCGCCGTGTCTTTCGTCGTATTCCTTGCCATCGAGATGTGCAGAGCAGATATTGCAGAAGATGCAATTCATCCAGTTGAGGATGAAGATGTAATATTTGAGACCGTATCCGTCCCACCCAGGATGATGGATAAGAATGCCCTGAGGAACTTCTGCGATAAATGCACCTATACCTCGTCCCATGAAATCTGGAAGGTGAGGGAGTTTGTGGAGGGTTTTGCCGACGACCTGCTAGAGTCGCTCCGGAGCATGTGTGACAGGGAGGTGGACATGGAAGTTGGTGATTTCATTGGCGTAGGAAGCATGTTTGAGTCTTGGAAGGTGTGCCAGCCTCTGATGTGTGACCTTTTAGTGCCTTTCTCACCTCCTGATCCTCACTCTTTCCAGTACCATCTGTGGTGCAGCTCCTCTAGTGACATTCCACCAGACATGCAGTGTTGTGGCACCATAAAGGTGACCATGTTTGGGGAGGATGAAGAAGCCTGCCTATGTGGTTCTGCCAACCTTGGGGAGGACATGCTTTGTCTGTTGCATAACAAGAACAAGGTGGTCAAAGTGAACCGCAGCCCAGATGAACTCCTGTGCTCCTATGGCACACATTTCTTAGCCAAAGATCAAGTCATGCGGTGGTTTCAGATCGCTGTCACCAAAGCGTGGGCCGGAATCTCCCACAAATACGACTTTGAGGTCACTTTTCGGAGCCTGGATGCTGCTGGTGCTCTGAAGATCCGATTCCGTTCTGGAAAAGTCATTGTACTGAACCTCATCCCCGTGGTCCAGCTGGAAGACACGAATGCTTATTTTGTCTCGCACTTTCCGTCAGACCACAACGGTTTCCCAGACCCATACTGGCCTCTCTCCTTATCTGTCTGCGAGAGAAATTTGCTGAAGTATTTAGCTAAGCGACTACCACAAAATTCTTGCCACTTGCACTGCCTTCAGGTCGCTACTTTCCTGCACAGGAAGCAGTTGAGTCTGACAGGAGAGTCTGCGCTCACTAGCTACCACTTCAAGACCGTCATGGTGCACTTGCTACTTAACACCAAGACCTCTGCATGGGGAGCAGCCAGTTTGGAGCGTAGGCTTCAGGATGTGTTCAGCTTCTTGCAGAGGAGTTTGCAGGAGAAGAGACTGTACCACGCTCTAATTGGGAACAGGAAAGTGCCTCGGGACATTCGGGTTCCTGAGAGGTTCCGCAAAGCAGAACCCATCAATCTGTTCAGGTCATTGGTGCTGAGGAGGGAGCTTTATGCAGCGACCGTTAGGCACTTCCAAGAGATGTTGAGAAATGCACCTGTTCTTATAGAAGAGTATACACCTTACTTATCCAATGGATATTAA
- the LOC116713080 gene encoding glutathione S-transferase omega-1-like, with protein sequence MATEKCFAKGSPAPGPVPKGQLRLYSMRFCPFAQRTRLALNAKGIKYDTININLKEKPEWFLEKNPLGLVPALETSAGEVIYESSITCEYLDEAYPEKKLLPSSPFGKAQQRMLLEHFSKVIPYFYKIPLARRTGEDVSTQEVELKEKFAKLNEHLEKKKTKFFEGDTITMIDYMMWPFFERIEVLELKHCLDHTPELKKWTERMLEDPAVKATMFNMDTHKAFYKSVAEGKPDYDLGL encoded by the exons GAAGCCCTGCACCTGGCCCTGTTCCCAAAGGTCAACTGCGTCTCTACAGCATGAGATTCTGCCCTTTTGCTCAAAGGACCAGATTAGCGCTGAATGCCAAAGGGAtcaa ATATGACACCATCAACATCAATTTGAAAGAGAAACCCGAGTGGTTTCTTGAAAAGAACCCTCTCGGTCTTGTGCCTGCACTGGAGACATCTGCTGGTGAAGTTATATACGAGTCTTCCATCACCTGTGAGTATCTGGATGAAGCGTATCCTGAGAAAAAGCTTCTTCCATCCTCTCCTTTTGGAAAAGCCCAACAAAGAATGCTGCTGGAGCATTTTTCCAAG gtAATACCTTACTTCTACAAGATCCCTTTAGCAAGGAGGACTGGAGAGGATGTCTCTACACAGGAAGTTGAGCTGAAAGAGAAATTTGCTAAATTGAATGAG CActtggagaagaaaaagacaaagttcTTTGAAGGTGACACCATCACAATGATCGATTACATGATGTGGCCATTTTTTGAGAGGATTGAGGTCTTGGAGCTGAAGCA CTGCCTGGACCACACTCCTGAGCTGAAGAAGTGGACTGAGCGCATGCTGGAGGATCCAGCTGTTAAAGCCACCATGTTCAACATGGACACCCACAAAGCCTTCTACAAGAGCGTTGCTGAGGGGAAACCTGACTATGACCTCGGCCTGTAA